One window from the genome of Vicugna pacos chromosome 21, VicPac4, whole genome shotgun sequence encodes:
- the LOC102539791 gene encoding C-reactive protein, with the protein MEKLLCFLVLISFFNVFGQTDMHKKAFVFPKESDNSYVSLKAPLKKPLKAFTVCLHIYSELALTRSYSIFSYATKKQANEILIYWSKGRGYLLSVHGTEVVFRSPENPLAPTHICVSWESDSGIAELWVDGKPMVRKSQEKGTSLGTEASIILGQDQDSFGGGYDKNQSSVGDIGDVNMWDSVLSPDEIRIVHSGGTFSPNVLDWRALKYEAHGEVFVKHQLWS; encoded by the exons ATGGAGAAGCTGTTGTGTTTTCTGGTCCTGATCAGCTTCTTTAATGTTTTCGGCCAGACAG ACATGCATAAGAAGGCCTTTGTGTTTCCCAAAGAGTCAGATAATTCCTACGTATCCCTGAAAGCACCACTAAAGAAGCCACTCAAAGCCTTCACTGTGTGTCTCCATATCTACTCAGAACTGGCCTTGACCCGTAGCTACAGCATCTTCTCTTATGCCACCAAGAAACAAGCTAATGAGATCCTCATATATTGGTCTAAGGGCAGAGGGTATCTTTTATCAGTGCATGGGACTGAAGTAGTATTCAGGAGTCCTGAAAACCCTCTGGCTCCAACCCACATCTGTGTGAGCTGGGAGTCTGACTCTGGGATTGCAGAGCTCTGGGTAGATGGGAAGCCCATGGTGAGGAAGAGTCAGGAGAAGGGAACCTCCTTGGGGACAGAAGCAAGCATCATCCTGGGGCAGGATCAGGATTCATTTGGTGGGGGATATGATAAAAACCAGTCTTCGGTGGGAGACATTGGAGATGTGAACATGTGGGACTCTGTGCTGTCACCAGATGAGATTAGAATTGTACATTCTGGTGGGACCTTCAGTCCTAATGTCCTGGACTGGCGGGCACTGAAGTATGAAGCACACGGTGAGGTGTTCGTCAAGCATCAGCTGTGGTCCTGA
- the LOC102540780 gene encoding LOW QUALITY PROTEIN: C-reactive protein (The sequence of the model RefSeq protein was modified relative to this genomic sequence to represent the inferred CDS: deleted 2 bases in 2 codons; substituted 1 base at 1 genomic stop codon) yields the protein MGRLAEDMHTKAFVFLKESNNSFVMLTAQLTKPLKAFTVCLHVYTDLTHDYSLFSYATTHTHKYNEILLFKTKMGMYRVSVGGAPVFFKPPESSPAPTHFCVTWESASGITELWVDGKPMVRRSMKRGYSLGTEASIILGQEQDEFAGGFDKSQSLVGDIGDVNMWEYVLSPEEISTVYAGGTFSPNVLNXRALKYKTHSEMLVKHQLWP from the exons ATGGGAAGACTGGCAGAAG ACATGCACACAAAAGCCTTTGTGTTTCTCAAAGAGTCAAATAATTCCTTTGTGATGCTGACTGCGCAGCTAACTAAGCCACTCAAGGCCTTTACCGTGTGCCTACATGTCTATACCGACCTGACCCACGACTACAGCCTTTTCTCTtacgccaca acacacacacacaaatataatgAGATTCTCCTCTTCAAAACAAAGATGGGCATGTACAGGGTATCCGTGGGTGGAGCTCCTGTCTTTTTCAAGCCTCCTGAGAGTTCTCCTGCACCAACGCACTTCTGTGTGACCTGGGAGTCCGCCTCAGGGATTACAGAACTCTGGGTGGATGGGAAGCCCATGGTGAGGAGAAGTATGAAGAGAGGATACTCTTTGGGGACAGAGGCAAGCATcatcctggggcaggagcaggaTGAATTCGCTGGGGGCTTTGATAAAAGCCAGTCTTTGGTGGGAGACATCGGAGATGTGAACATGTGGGAA TATGTGTTATCACCGGAAGAGATTAGCACTGTGTATGCTGGTGGGACCTTCAGTCCTAATGTCCTGAACTGACGGGCACTGAAGTATAAAACACATAGTGAGATGCTTGTCAAGCACCAGCTATGGCCCTGA